The proteins below come from a single Nocardioides eburneiflavus genomic window:
- a CDS encoding SH3 domain-containing protein: MEITRALTAVGMTALCLTAAPAHAAGDAQVVIVMDDRTCVEKPDREAFPPAVRAISDGQAVAVGRAMEASGGYKYIQVLADGAKAECWLLRSTVSEPLGGALDPATYTREALVVDQDAGLPLAAVLTAGDMSVRVSPRNGADVLRELGPGEVLNVADWDILGGHSLVGADRWTPVNVDGMTGWVKTLVLASTEVITPDDLASTLTPSRGVEVREKPVTDAIALGALTAGQSYRADATATSGWYRVALDDATVGWVAQADLLTPAEEDSTATPTAEPTETPSWITDQQEKYDEWKAEREAEQTEMEMPATTETPSLWEKAKNAVTGENPAAEALAKGRLNIARIVALLALVLAALAHVATRLVRPGASLTGRLPALATSGLLPIVVHATAVAAIGAGLTAAFLAPSGYFDAQVLGGAAVVGAVLAFMTAHRVAAMRHAPADAVAATAKADSTLLLLVAGGAAAVTHLFLTAALPLAAVAGLVAAGAIAGSRTPIPTPVAQIEED; the protein is encoded by the coding sequence ATGGAGATCACCCGAGCACTCACCGCAGTCGGCATGACCGCGCTGTGCCTGACTGCTGCCCCCGCGCATGCCGCTGGCGACGCACAGGTCGTCATTGTTATGGACGACCGGACCTGCGTGGAGAAGCCGGACCGCGAGGCGTTCCCGCCCGCGGTGCGTGCCATCTCCGACGGACAGGCGGTCGCGGTCGGCCGCGCCATGGAGGCTTCCGGCGGCTACAAGTACATCCAGGTTCTGGCCGACGGCGCGAAGGCGGAGTGCTGGCTCCTCCGTTCTACCGTCAGTGAGCCGCTGGGCGGCGCCCTCGACCCCGCCACATACACCCGGGAGGCGCTCGTGGTCGACCAGGACGCCGGGCTTCCTCTCGCGGCCGTCCTGACCGCAGGTGACATGTCCGTGCGCGTCTCGCCGCGCAACGGCGCCGACGTGCTTCGGGAACTCGGACCCGGTGAGGTCCTCAACGTCGCGGACTGGGACATCCTCGGTGGCCACAGCCTCGTCGGGGCCGACCGCTGGACGCCCGTCAACGTTGACGGGATGACCGGCTGGGTCAAGACGCTGGTGCTCGCGTCCACCGAGGTCATCACGCCCGACGACCTGGCCTCCACCCTCACGCCCTCCCGCGGCGTCGAGGTCCGCGAGAAGCCGGTCACCGACGCGATCGCCCTGGGCGCACTCACCGCCGGTCAGTCGTACCGAGCCGACGCGACCGCGACGTCCGGCTGGTACCGCGTTGCCCTCGACGACGCAACCGTCGGCTGGGTTGCCCAGGCGGACCTCCTCACGCCCGCGGAAGAGGATTCGACCGCGACGCCGACGGCTGAGCCGACCGAGACCCCGTCGTGGATCACGGATCAGCAGGAGAAGTACGACGAGTGGAAGGCCGAACGCGAAGCCGAGCAGACCGAGATGGAGATGCCCGCGACCACGGAGACGCCGAGCCTGTGGGAGAAGGCGAAGAACGCGGTCACCGGCGAGAATCCGGCTGCTGAGGCACTCGCCAAGGGACGCCTGAACATCGCCAGGATCGTTGCCCTCCTGGCACTCGTGCTCGCAGCCCTCGCGCACGTCGCTACCCGCCTGGTCCGCCCTGGTGCCTCCCTCACGGGCCGTCTCCCTGCCCTCGCTACCAGTGGCCTGCTGCCGATCGTCGTGCACGCCACTGCGGTCGCTGCGATCGGTGCAGGGCTGACGGCCGCCTTCCTGGCTCCAAGCGGCTATTTCGATGCGCAGGTCCTTGGAGGCGCCGCCGTGGTTGGTGCCGTCCTTGCCTTCATGACGGCCCACCGAGTCGCCGCGATGCGTCACGCACCCGCCGACGCGGTCGCCGCGACGGCGAAGGCCGACTCGACCCTGCTCCTCCTGGTCGCCGGTGGCGCCGCCGCGGTTACCCACCTGTTCCTGACCGCAGCGCTGCCGCTCGCCGCCGTCGCTGGACTCGTCGCAGCCGGTGCCATTGCCGGTTCCCGCACCCCCATCCCCACCCCAGTTGCACAGATCGAAGAGGACTGA
- a CDS encoding competence protein CoiA family protein codes for MHPRLAAFLDDESRQVWALRRDDGTAVYLPDGMADEMRALAREHLRCPYPGCVCPISTRGGTKRRHHFFHRTTVSHPTEPESEAHLAAKAMLVDWARSRVPAGADVEEEQSLKDDDGRLIRRPDVLVTGASGRRVAFEVEYKNWSVEGWKAKQRDLDQAGVACLWLLGHTRVSLSRDGLGRSGETPVRVPGLASAIGRANTPLLVVNPVTRQVGTLSSSGSFTRRWRGEFWAYLRVDDLDDCAFDPRLGIRTPTLDQILAAEAIESQKEAATRQRQAEARQHLEDAWQASAVRADLLARHGAVPSFLEGPDTSVIRAAGVHWRAALWVDLVEGRTAVFAWPEVEATLRRHGLGWARDRRFLYGTVEQYMGVLARLGALRWYRKGYRSHFSPTGATVGQVIDGQAGEHRAAVIAREQQEKAEREAAAREAAYASDLEARRRTRLVIDEGGTRRWVPK; via the coding sequence GTGCATCCACGGCTGGCCGCCTTCCTGGACGACGAGTCTCGTCAGGTGTGGGCTCTACGACGCGATGACGGCACCGCGGTCTATCTACCTGATGGCATGGCTGACGAGATGCGCGCTCTTGCCCGCGAGCATCTGCGCTGCCCCTATCCGGGATGCGTCTGTCCGATCTCGACTCGCGGCGGGACGAAGCGCCGACACCACTTCTTCCATCGGACCACCGTTAGCCATCCGACCGAGCCTGAGTCGGAGGCCCACCTGGCGGCCAAGGCGATGCTGGTCGACTGGGCGAGGAGCAGGGTCCCGGCCGGAGCAGACGTGGAGGAGGAGCAGAGTTTGAAGGACGACGACGGACGCCTGATTCGTCGTCCGGACGTGCTCGTGACTGGCGCGTCGGGTCGTCGCGTCGCCTTCGAGGTCGAGTACAAGAACTGGTCGGTCGAGGGATGGAAGGCCAAGCAGCGGGACCTCGACCAGGCGGGTGTCGCGTGTCTGTGGCTGCTTGGCCACACCCGAGTCAGCCTGTCCCGAGACGGGCTCGGTCGCTCGGGCGAGACACCGGTTCGAGTGCCGGGGTTGGCATCCGCAATCGGCCGCGCGAACACGCCGCTGCTGGTCGTTAATCCGGTGACTCGACAGGTCGGCACGTTGTCATCCAGCGGCTCGTTCACGCGCAGGTGGCGTGGCGAGTTCTGGGCGTACCTCCGCGTCGACGACCTCGACGACTGCGCGTTCGATCCGCGACTTGGCATCCGGACCCCGACCCTTGACCAGATCCTTGCGGCGGAAGCGATCGAGTCTCAGAAGGAAGCCGCGACGCGACAGCGTCAAGCCGAGGCTCGCCAACACCTCGAAGACGCATGGCAGGCCTCCGCTGTGCGTGCCGATCTCCTCGCCCGCCACGGAGCGGTCCCCTCGTTCTTGGAGGGCCCAGACACGTCGGTGATCCGAGCGGCCGGTGTCCATTGGCGGGCCGCTCTGTGGGTCGACCTGGTCGAGGGCCGCACGGCCGTTTTCGCTTGGCCGGAGGTCGAGGCAACTCTTCGACGGCACGGGCTCGGGTGGGCGCGGGACCGTCGGTTCCTCTACGGCACGGTCGAGCAGTACATGGGCGTCCTGGCTCGGCTGGGTGCGCTGCGCTGGTACCGCAAGGGGTATCGCAGCCACTTCTCGCCAACGGGGGCAACGGTCGGACAAGTCATCGACGGACAGGCGGGGGAGCACAGGGCGGCCGTCATCGCGCGAGAGCAGCAGGAGAAGGCCGAAAGGGAGGCAGCCGCGCGGGAGGCGGCGTACGCCTCCGATCTCGAGGCGAGGCGTCGCACGCGGCTGGTCATCGACGAGGGCGGCACGCGGCGATGGGTGCCCAAGTGA